From one Lotus japonicus ecotype B-129 chromosome 3, LjGifu_v1.2 genomic stretch:
- the LOC130747007 gene encoding uncharacterized protein LOC130747007: MTHLVTRTQLTRLTHFIHHTKPSLKTKIPRSQFVTFPQFSTKTFPSLHRAQPPAMDAQPPESGAPVAGNEDFVHVHDLNMESLSDSMVRIDEPSSDATVAAAVAAAPPPGPESLLDATYYRPESLPEELSRNVIVLTCESATADEGLCNVYLVGTAHVSEESSREVQAIVSYLKPEVVFLELCSSRVAVLTPQILKVPTFGEMIAMMKKKHNMFEVLYGSFLAKIASRLEVFPGSEFRVAYEEAIKYGGRVILGDRPVQITLKRTWSKMPLWHKTKLVYNLLFQAVFLPSSDDLNKMLKEMDDNDMLTLVIQEMSKEFPTLMETLVHERDKYMSCALLRVACQNSCVVAVVGKGHLQGIKKHWKQHVVMSDLMTIPSPKPGISALKVFTSVGVAVAGVAIISGIYLSCKK; the protein is encoded by the exons ATGACTCACCTGGTGACTCGGACCCAACTCACTCGACTCACTCATTTCATTCATCACACCAAACCTTCCCTCAAAACCAAAATCCCTCGTTCCCAATTCGTAACCTTCCCTCAATTCTCCACCAAAACCTTCCCCTCCCTCCACCGCGCCCAACCACCGGCAATGGACGCGCAACCGCCGGAATCCGGCGCGCCCGTCGCCGGAAATGAAGACTTCGTCCACGTCCATGATCTCAACATGGAGAGCTTGTCTGACAGCATGGTTCGAATCGACGAGCCTTCATCAGACGCCACCGTCGCCGCCGCTGTCGCTGCTGCTCCTCCGCCAGGTCCTGAATCTCTGCTGGATGCTACCTATTACCGGCCGGAGTCGCTGCCGGAGGAGCTCTCCAGAAACGTGATCGTCCTGACGTGCGAGTCGGCCACCGCTGATGAAGGCCTTTGCAATGTCTACCTGGTTGGCACGGCTCATGTCTCTGAG GAATCAAGCAGAGAAGTTCAAGCTATAGTCAGTTATCTGAAACCTGAG GTTGTCTTCTTGGAATTGTGCTCGAGTCGTGTGGCGGTGCTTACCCCTCAAATTCTCAAG GTACCCACTTTTGGAGAAATGATTGCAATGATGAAGAAAAAGCATAACATGTTTGAAGTACTTTACGGCTCGTTCCTTGCCAAG ATTGCTAGTAGACTGGAGGTCTTTCCTGGCTCTGAGTTTCGAGTGGCATATGAAGAAGCTATCAAGTACGGTGGCAGAGTGATACTTGGTGATCGCCCAGTACAG ATTACATTAAAGAGAACATGGAGTAAGATGCCCCTTTGGCATAAGACAAAGTTGGTGTACAATTTACTTTTCCAAGCAGTTTTTTTACCCAGCTCTGATGATCTTAATAAAATG CTGAAGGAAATGGATGACAATGACATGTTAACTCTTGTAATTCAAGAGATGAGTAAGGAGTTTCCAACTTTAATGGAGACCCTTGTGCACGAACGCGATAA GTATATGTCCTGTGCGTTACTGAGAGTGGCATGTCAGAATAGCTgcgttgttgctgttgttggaAAGGGCCATCTACAAGGAATAAAGAAACACTGGAAGCAACATGTTGTG ATGAGTGATCTCATGACAATTCCATCTCCGAAACCAGGTATCTCTGCATTGAAAGTCTTTACATCTGTTGGTGTTGCCGTCGCTGGGGTGGCCATAATATCGGGCATCTACCTCTCATGCAAGAAGTGA